One genomic window of Thalassolituus hydrocarboniclasticus includes the following:
- a CDS encoding ABC transporter permease codes for MMQVWNIAIKELNDGLRNRWLLAISLLFAILAAGIAWLGSAAAGQVGFSSIPATIASLASLATFLVPLIALLLAYDAIVGEEEGGTLLLLLTYPLSRGQLLLGKFIGHGLILALATSIGFGSAAVAIALLVSDLDIWLLIQSFSRFIFSATLLGWVFLALAYFLSSKASEKSTAAGLALGVWFLFVLVFDLSLLALLVFSKGQLNPDLLPWLLLLNPTDIFRQINLSGLGDSSAMNGVMALGQDLPISNPGLWISLFIWLIFSLGIAHLTLRRRAI; via the coding sequence ATGATGCAAGTCTGGAATATCGCCATTAAAGAGCTGAACGATGGCCTGCGTAACCGCTGGCTGCTGGCCATCAGCCTGCTGTTTGCCATTCTCGCTGCGGGCATTGCCTGGCTTGGCTCAGCCGCCGCCGGCCAGGTTGGTTTCAGCTCCATTCCGGCAACCATTGCCAGTCTGGCCAGCCTGGCAACGTTTCTGGTTCCGCTGATTGCTCTGCTGCTTGCTTACGATGCCATCGTGGGTGAAGAGGAAGGCGGAACCCTGTTGTTATTGCTGACCTACCCGCTCAGTCGCGGGCAGTTACTGCTGGGAAAATTTATCGGCCACGGGCTGATTCTTGCGCTCGCCACCTCTATTGGTTTTGGCAGTGCCGCCGTCGCCATTGCATTATTGGTCAGCGATCTGGATATCTGGCTTCTGATTCAATCGTTCTCGCGGTTTATTTTTTCAGCCACGTTACTGGGCTGGGTATTCCTTGCTCTGGCCTATTTCCTCAGCAGTAAAGCCAGCGAAAAATCCACCGCAGCCGGTCTCGCGCTTGGTGTGTGGTTTCTGTTTGTGCTGGTGTTTGATCTCAGTCTGCTGGCATTACTGGTCTTCAGTAAAGGACAGCTGAACCCTGACCTGCTGCCATGGCTTTTACTGCTTAATCCCACCGATATATTCCGGCAAATAAATCTGTCCGGTCTTGGCGACAGCAGTGCAATGAACGGGGTTATGGCACTGGGGCAGGATTTACCCATCAGTAATCCTGGACTGTGGATCTCATTATTTATCTGGTTGATTTTCAGCCTGGGTATTGCTCATCTCACCTTACGCCGCCGTGCGATTTAA
- the moeA gene encoding molybdopterin molybdotransferase MoeA, with translation MQSVADAVAGMLAATSGYALGEESVALQQLDGRILAKPLYAPETVPAFDNSAMDGYALHSRDAELLCSTGLTLAGAALAGHPFRGVLQPGQALRIMTGAEMPAGADTVIMQEDVQVDVQADGERIVSQAPLHPGSHVRHAGEDIRRGEVMLAAGQRLTPLHIGLLASVGLAQAEVFRKLRVALFSSGDELCQPGDSRQAHQIYDSNRFALRAMLERMPVEIIHFAWLPDTLEAMRSAIAAAAQEADVIITSAGVSVGDADYTRQVLDELGEVNFWRVAMKPGKPFAFGRVKNSWFFGLPGNPVSAIVTLDQLAQPVLRQLCGERVQAALPLLATAAEAFRKQPGRQDFQRIRLDSEAGVLMASPCGSQGSGLLHGFADAQGYAVLEAERGHVAPGEQVRVMPLGTLLN, from the coding sequence ATGCAGTCTGTCGCCGATGCTGTTGCCGGTATGCTGGCGGCGACATCCGGATATGCCCTGGGTGAAGAGAGTGTCGCTCTGCAGCAACTGGACGGACGCATTCTGGCAAAACCTCTTTATGCACCGGAAACCGTGCCGGCGTTTGATAACTCGGCGATGGATGGCTATGCGCTGCACAGCCGCGATGCAGAGCTCCTCTGCAGCACCGGTTTAACGCTGGCTGGTGCGGCACTGGCGGGGCATCCCTTCCGTGGTGTGCTGCAACCGGGACAGGCGTTACGGATTATGACCGGCGCCGAAATGCCGGCCGGCGCCGATACCGTCATTATGCAGGAAGATGTGCAGGTCGATGTGCAGGCAGATGGCGAGCGTATTGTTTCGCAGGCACCACTCCACCCCGGCAGCCATGTACGTCATGCCGGCGAAGATATCCGTCGCGGTGAGGTGATGCTGGCCGCCGGACAACGTTTAACTCCGCTGCATATTGGCTTATTAGCCAGCGTCGGTCTGGCGCAGGCTGAGGTCTTCCGTAAATTACGGGTTGCCCTGTTCTCCAGTGGCGATGAATTATGCCAGCCGGGCGACTCCCGCCAGGCACATCAGATTTATGACAGCAATCGCTTTGCTTTACGGGCGATGCTGGAGCGTATGCCGGTTGAAATTATCCACTTTGCCTGGCTGCCGGATACCCTTGAGGCCATGCGCTCTGCCATTGCTGCAGCAGCACAGGAAGCCGACGTTATTATCACCAGCGCCGGTGTTTCAGTCGGTGATGCCGATTATACCCGTCAGGTGCTGGATGAACTGGGCGAGGTTAATTTCTGGCGGGTTGCCATGAAGCCGGGGAAACCTTTCGCTTTCGGACGCGTAAAAAACAGCTGGTTTTTTGGTCTGCCGGGCAATCCGGTATCGGCCATCGTAACCCTGGATCAACTGGCTCAGCCGGTATTGCGCCAGTTGTGTGGCGAACGTGTTCAGGCGGCGCTGCCGCTGCTGGCAACCGCTGCAGAAGCCTTCAGAAAACAACCTGGAAGGCAGGACTTTCAGCGCATCCGTCTGGACTCTGAAGCGGGTGTATTAATGGCCTCGCCGTGTGGCAGTCAGGGTTCTGGCCTGTTGCATGGTTTTGCTGATGCTCAGGGGTATGCCGTACTTGAAGCGGAGCGCGGTCATGTCGCGCCGGGTGAGCAGGTTCGTGTAATGCCTTTGGGTACATTATTGAATTAA
- the narL gene encoding two-component system response regulator NarL, which produces MDSKKSTIMLVDDHPLLRKGLKQLLAFEDDLEVVAEASSGAEAIDLAVEDEPDLIILDLHMQGMDGLQTLTKLRDRGITSRIVMLTVSDADDDVLTAIGQGADGYLLKDTDPDMLLEQIKQAVGGKMVLSEAVTKVLAAAIRRPAVRPASELDALTGREVEILECIAKGMSNKVIARELDISDGTVKVHVKHLLKKLGLRSRVEAAVWMVNQQGEDKG; this is translated from the coding sequence ATGGATAGCAAAAAATCGACAATCATGTTGGTTGATGATCATCCCCTGTTGCGTAAAGGATTAAAGCAGTTGCTTGCATTTGAGGATGACCTTGAGGTTGTCGCCGAAGCCAGCAGCGGTGCAGAAGCAATTGATCTTGCTGTTGAAGATGAGCCGGATCTTATTATTCTGGATCTTCATATGCAGGGTATGGATGGTCTGCAGACACTGACTAAATTACGCGACCGGGGCATTACCTCCAGAATCGTTATGCTTACTGTTTCGGATGCTGATGACGACGTACTTACCGCCATTGGTCAGGGAGCTGATGGTTATCTGCTGAAAGATACCGACCCGGATATGCTGCTGGAGCAGATTAAGCAGGCTGTCGGCGGCAAGATGGTGTTGAGTGAAGCGGTGACCAAGGTTCTGGCTGCTGCTATTCGCCGTCCGGCGGTGCGTCCTGCATCTGAACTGGATGCCCTGACCGGACGTGAAGTTGAAATTCTGGAATGCATTGCCAAGGGTATGAGCAACAAAGTTATTGCCCGCGAGCTGGATATTTCCGACGGTACGGTCAAGGTTCATGTAAAGCATCTGCTGAAAAAACTCGGATTGCGCTCCCGTGTGGAAGCGGCGGTCTGGATGGTGAACCAGCAGGGTGAAGATAAGGGGTGA
- the tatA gene encoding twin-arginine translocase TatA/TatE family subunit, producing MGISPWQLLIVLLIVLVLFGSKRLRSLGGDLGGAIRDFRKAADKQPEDSEQ from the coding sequence ATGGGAATAAGTCCATGGCAGTTACTGATCGTACTGCTGATTGTACTTGTATTATTTGGCAGTAAACGATTGCGATCTCTGGGAGGTGATCTTGGTGGTGCGATCCGGGATTTTCGTAAAGCCGCTGACAAACAACCCGAGGATAGCGAACAATAG
- the norR gene encoding nitric oxide reductase transcriptional regulator NorR, whose product MPGQQLLTELIKDMPAGERFDHIVKSIRTSFNCGAVALLRLQGEYLRPVAVSGLVTEAHGRKFSLAQHPRLSAVMTTSHALRFPPDSPLPDPYDGLLETQPGEALPVHDCMGTSLWLNGERWGALTLDSLTPGTFDQSRIDELDSYRPVLETAIRISMLEEEIRGLRRVRLDGAGNIAIGTEADNEIIGNSSAIRQIKKELEVVAASDLPVLLLGETGVGKEIFASYTHRLSARAARPMVYINCAALPEHLAESELFGHVKGAFSGATSDRAGRFETADKSTLFLDEVGELPLPVQAKLLRVLQNGEIQRLGSDKTRHVDVRILAATNRNLKEQITEGAFRADLYHRLSVYPIPIPPLREREQDIPLLAGHFLELNRTRLGLRSLRLSADAEAALQTYPWPGNIRELEHVISRAAIKALSRGAQRHDIVTLDCRSLDLELPTSRHHAHATGEDSSDSLLKAVQGMPMKEAVKYFQQTLVLHELQQQQGSWSKTARALGMDPSNLHKLAQKLGLK is encoded by the coding sequence ATGCCCGGACAACAGCTGCTTACGGAACTCATCAAAGATATGCCGGCCGGCGAACGCTTTGACCATATTGTTAAAAGTATCCGCACCAGCTTTAACTGTGGCGCTGTCGCTCTGCTGCGCCTGCAGGGTGAGTATCTGCGTCCTGTCGCCGTCTCCGGTCTGGTTACCGAAGCGCATGGCCGTAAATTCAGTCTGGCTCAGCACCCACGCCTGTCGGCCGTTATGACCACCAGCCATGCCCTGCGCTTTCCGCCAGACAGCCCGTTACCCGATCCCTATGACGGCCTGCTGGAGACTCAGCCGGGGGAAGCATTGCCGGTGCATGACTGTATGGGAACCAGCCTCTGGCTGAACGGTGAGCGCTGGGGCGCCCTGACCCTCGACTCTCTGACTCCGGGCACCTTTGATCAGAGCCGCATTGACGAGCTGGACAGCTATCGCCCGGTACTGGAAACGGCCATCCGTATCAGCATGCTGGAAGAAGAAATACGCGGTCTGCGCCGGGTCCGGCTGGATGGCGCCGGTAATATCGCCATTGGCACCGAAGCCGACAATGAAATTATTGGCAACAGCAGTGCCATCCGTCAGATTAAAAAAGAACTCGAAGTGGTTGCGGCCTCCGACCTGCCGGTACTGCTGCTGGGAGAAACAGGTGTCGGTAAAGAAATCTTTGCCAGCTACACGCACCGGCTGTCCGCACGTGCTGCACGGCCAATGGTATACATCAACTGTGCGGCACTGCCGGAACACCTCGCTGAAAGTGAATTATTCGGCCATGTTAAAGGCGCATTTTCCGGTGCCACCAGCGACCGCGCAGGGCGTTTTGAAACCGCAGATAAAAGCACACTCTTTCTTGATGAGGTCGGTGAATTACCGCTGCCGGTACAGGCCAAGCTGCTGAGGGTTTTGCAGAATGGCGAAATACAAAGACTGGGCAGCGATAAGACCCGCCATGTGGATGTGCGTATTCTGGCCGCGACCAACCGCAACCTGAAAGAGCAGATTACCGAAGGCGCATTCCGGGCTGACCTGTATCATCGCCTGTCTGTTTACCCTATTCCTATTCCTCCCCTGCGCGAGCGCGAACAGGACATTCCTCTGCTGGCCGGGCACTTCCTGGAATTAAACCGCACCCGCTTAGGGTTACGCAGCCTGCGCTTATCGGCCGATGCCGAGGCAGCACTGCAGACCTATCCATGGCCCGGCAATATCCGTGAGCTGGAGCATGTTATCAGTCGCGCAGCCATCAAAGCGCTGAGCCGGGGAGCGCAACGGCACGATATTGTGACTCTGGATTGCCGTTCACTGGATCTTGAGCTGCCGACCTCCCGTCACCATGCACACGCAACGGGCGAAGACAGCAGTGATTCATTGCTGAAAGCGGTGCAGGGAATGCCAATGAAAGAAGCCGTTAAATACTTTCAGCAGACTCTGGTTCTGCACGAACTGCAACAACAGCAAGGCAGCTGGAGCAAAACCGCACGGGCTCTGGGAATGGACCCGAGTAATCTGCACAAGCTGGCACAGAAGCTCGGGCTTAAATAA
- the moaC gene encoding cyclic pyranopterin monophosphate synthase MoaC encodes MSDLTHIDQHGHAHMVDVSAKESSLRSAYASARIITRPDVIARIQQAEIKKGDVLATARIAGIMAAKRTSDLIPLCHPLALSKVSVDFVLSEQEIHITTLCRLRGQTGVEMEALTAASVAALTIYDMCKAVDPAMVISDIRLQEKQGGKSGHWLRSGESDHV; translated from the coding sequence ATGTCAGATCTGACCCATATTGATCAGCACGGTCATGCTCACATGGTCGATGTTTCGGCCAAGGAAAGCAGTCTGCGCAGCGCTTATGCCAGCGCCAGAATCATCACTCGCCCGGATGTTATCGCCCGTATTCAGCAGGCTGAAATTAAAAAAGGTGATGTACTGGCAACGGCACGCATCGCCGGCATTATGGCGGCCAAACGTACCAGCGATTTAATTCCGCTTTGCCATCCGCTGGCCCTGAGCAAAGTCAGTGTAGATTTTGTTCTTTCAGAACAGGAAATTCATATCACGACCCTGTGCCGTCTGCGCGGCCAGACCGGCGTGGAGATGGAGGCGCTCACGGCGGCATCTGTCGCAGCCCTGACCATTTACGATATGTGCAAAGCGGTTGATCCGGCGATGGTCATCAGTGATATCCGCCTGCAGGAAAAGCAAGGCGGTAAAAGCGGCCACTGGCTGCGTAGCGGAGAATCTGATCATGTTTAA
- a CDS encoding MoaD/ThiS family protein, translating to MFNIVFFAALRETLDCGQLNWQSEARSIAGLIQELRAQGENWDSALARPDLLCARNQQLCTPDEAITAGDEIAFFPPVTGG from the coding sequence ATGTTTAATATTGTTTTTTTTGCCGCCCTGCGCGAAACCCTTGATTGCGGGCAACTTAACTGGCAAAGCGAAGCCAGAAGTATTGCCGGTTTAATACAGGAATTACGCGCCCAGGGAGAGAACTGGGACTCAGCACTGGCCAGGCCTGATCTGCTCTGTGCCCGTAACCAGCAACTGTGCACACCTGACGAAGCAATTACTGCCGGTGATGAAATTGCTTTTTTCCCTCCGGTAACCGGTGGCTGA
- the moaB gene encoding molybdenum cofactor biosynthesis protein B, with translation MSKHTSKEFFRLNIAILTLSDHRTPAEDSSGNLLLALAQESGHTIRARALLKHNRYDIRACISDWIASQDIQVIIINGGTGFSEGNCTPEAIRPLFDAEVEGFGEQFRQLSFTDIGSSSMQSRALAGIANKTLIFAVPGSGGACRQAWEALIAPQLDSRTGPCNFVAHVKNSPVNACR, from the coding sequence ATGAGTAAACATACCAGCAAAGAATTTTTCCGCTTAAACATTGCCATTCTGACACTGTCGGATCATCGCACTCCGGCCGAAGACAGCAGTGGCAATCTGCTGCTGGCACTGGCTCAGGAAAGCGGCCACACAATCCGCGCCCGCGCCCTGTTAAAGCATAACCGTTATGACATCCGCGCCTGCATCAGCGACTGGATTGCCAGTCAGGATATTCAGGTCATTATTATTAATGGCGGCACCGGTTTCTCTGAGGGCAACTGCACACCAGAAGCCATCCGCCCTTTATTTGATGCAGAGGTCGAGGGCTTCGGCGAGCAATTCCGGCAGTTAAGTTTTACCGATATTGGCAGCAGCAGTATGCAGTCCCGGGCACTGGCCGGGATTGCCAATAAAACCCTTATTTTTGCTGTTCCCGGTTCTGGCGGCGCCTGCCGCCAGGCCTGGGAAGCGCTGATCGCACCACAGCTGGACAGCCGCACCGGGCCATGTAATTTCGTTGCCCATGTTAAAAACAGCCCTGTTAATGCCTGTCGTTAG
- the moaA gene encoding GTP 3',8-cyclase MoaA, translating into MLTDRFARRFTYLRLSLTERCNFRCTYCLPEGNDCDTAESDLNIHEVRRLLTAFARLGTRKVRLTGGEPALRRDLSEIISLCKSVPGIEQVALTTNGYNLQKEISGWKKAGLDALNISVDSLDPAIFSRITGADRLHYILQGIDQALQLNFQKVKLNTVLLRQHNTHSLPGFLRFIKDRPVSLRFIELMRTNDNAGFYQEQHLSGEFIRQQLTGDGWQLQPKATTDGPALEYAHPDYAGRVGLIMPYSKDFCSSCNRLRVSSKGELFLCLFADEHQSLRELLQSDDPAPVEAFLQRAIGGKEESHYLHQQRSGQTRHLAMIGG; encoded by the coding sequence ATGCTGACCGACCGTTTTGCCCGGCGCTTCACTTACCTGCGCCTGTCGCTGACTGAACGCTGTAATTTCCGTTGTACCTACTGCCTGCCAGAAGGTAATGATTGTGATACAGCTGAGTCTGATCTGAATATCCATGAAGTCCGCCGCCTGCTGACCGCCTTCGCCCGCCTGGGTACCCGGAAGGTTCGCCTGACCGGAGGAGAGCCGGCACTGCGCCGCGATCTCAGCGAAATTATCAGCTTATGCAAATCAGTACCGGGCATAGAACAGGTTGCCCTGACTACCAATGGCTACAATCTGCAGAAAGAAATATCCGGCTGGAAAAAAGCCGGACTGGATGCCCTGAATATCAGTGTCGACAGCCTTGACCCTGCTATTTTTTCACGCATCACCGGGGCCGATCGTCTGCATTATATTTTGCAGGGGATCGATCAGGCTCTGCAGCTGAACTTTCAGAAAGTAAAACTGAACACCGTATTATTACGCCAGCACAATACCCATTCTCTTCCTGGCTTTTTGCGCTTTATAAAAGACCGGCCTGTATCACTGCGTTTTATTGAATTAATGCGGACCAACGATAATGCCGGTTTCTATCAGGAACAGCATTTAAGCGGTGAATTTATCCGTCAGCAGCTGACCGGGGATGGCTGGCAACTGCAGCCTAAGGCAACCACCGATGGTCCGGCGCTGGAATATGCCCATCCGGATTATGCTGGCCGGGTCGGACTTATCATGCCTTACAGTAAAGATTTCTGCAGCAGCTGCAATCGCCTGCGCGTATCCAGTAAAGGGGAATTATTTCTCTGCTTATTTGCCGACGAGCATCAAAGTCTGCGTGAGCTGTTGCAAAGCGACGATCCTGCACCGGTCGAAGCATTTTTACAGCGGGCCATTGGCGGAAAAGAAGAAAGCCACTATCTGCATCAGCAACGCAGTGGCCAGACCCGTCATCTGGCCATGATCGGGGGGTGA
- the mog gene encoding molybdopterin adenylyltransferase, translated as MQKKIRIGILTVSDRASAGIYEDISGQAIRETLTEYLSGEWEAVYRLIADERPQIEETLCELVDEEKCCLVITTGGTGPALRDVTPEATEAVCDRMMPGFGELMRMESLKYVPTAILSRQTAGLRKQSLIINLPGKPKAIRQCLDAVFPAVPYCIDLMDGPYLECNPEVISIFRPAS; from the coding sequence ATGCAGAAAAAAATCCGTATCGGTATTCTGACGGTCAGCGACAGAGCCAGTGCCGGTATTTATGAAGATATTTCGGGTCAGGCTATCCGTGAAACATTAACGGAATATTTATCCGGTGAGTGGGAAGCGGTTTATCGTCTGATCGCCGATGAGCGTCCACAGATTGAAGAAACACTGTGTGAGCTGGTGGATGAGGAAAAATGCTGTCTGGTAATTACGACCGGAGGTACAGGGCCGGCTCTGCGTGATGTGACGCCGGAGGCAACCGAGGCGGTCTGTGATCGTATGATGCCGGGGTTCGGTGAGCTGATGCGTATGGAGTCTCTGAAGTATGTGCCTACCGCCATTCTTTCACGCCAGACGGCCGGACTCAGAAAACAATCATTAATTATTAATCTGCCGGGCAAGCCGAAAGCAATACGCCAGTGTCTGGATGCGGTATTTCCCGCTGTACCTTACTGTATTGATCTTATGGATGGGCCCTATCTGGAATGTAATCCGGAGGTCATCAGTATTTTCCGTCCGGCGAGCTGA
- a CDS encoding nitrous oxide reductase accessory protein NosL, which translates to MDLIIYLVDFQPGYCSSHLTPPCDLIFRKDKFMKKVCSFISVVTLMLSALLAGCSQPTNSETTKRSPVAFHSSDECHVCGMAITRFPGPKGEAITGNGKIRKFCSSAEMLHWWLQPENQVQQMTLYVHDMSRSDWNQPDDAHLIDAMQAFYVVAPDMAGAMGTPIASFADKESAEIFASDRKTSVMTFSQLKDALLQHQKMMGDTHSEDHSMHH; encoded by the coding sequence GTGGATCTCATTATTTATCTGGTTGATTTTCAGCCTGGGTATTGCTCATCTCACCTTACGCCGCCGTGCGATTTAATTTTTAGAAAGGATAAGTTTATGAAAAAAGTATGCTCTTTCATTTCTGTTGTCACCCTGATGCTCAGTGCCTTGTTGGCCGGTTGCAGCCAGCCCACCAACAGTGAAACCACGAAGCGGTCACCTGTCGCCTTTCATTCCTCAGATGAATGCCACGTGTGTGGTATGGCCATCACCCGTTTTCCTGGCCCCAAGGGCGAGGCGATAACCGGCAACGGTAAAATCAGAAAATTCTGCTCATCCGCTGAAATGCTGCACTGGTGGCTGCAACCTGAAAATCAGGTTCAGCAAATGACGCTATACGTTCACGATATGAGCCGCAGTGATTGGAACCAACCGGATGATGCACATCTGATTGATGCCATGCAGGCATTTTATGTTGTTGCTCCGGACATGGCAGGCGCGATGGGTACGCCAATTGCCAGTTTTGCTGATAAAGAAAGCGCAGAAATATTTGCCTCTGACAGAAAGACCAGCGTGATGACATTCAGCCAGTTAAAAGACGCACTGCTGCAGCATCAGAAAATGATGGGCGACACCCATTCCGAAGATCACAGCATGCATCATTAA
- the mobA gene encoding molybdenum cofactor guanylyltransferase, which produces MFSAIILAGGRSSRMGTDKAQLPMDGLPLWMLQQVRLQQAGCDDIQLSHPQLGTPDQQAGHGPLSGLHTLLPFCKHERVLVLAVDMPWMTAALLRTLIRHSQEQPVFFKDHYLPCVLHNSSDLQSYIAKQLHEKGRRSVGALLSYCAARAIPCPSPQLLLNTNTPEDWQLACHASQGGH; this is translated from the coding sequence ATGTTCAGTGCCATTATTCTTGCCGGTGGACGCTCTTCACGCATGGGGACCGATAAAGCGCAGCTGCCGATGGACGGCCTCCCGCTATGGATGTTGCAGCAGGTACGGCTGCAACAGGCGGGTTGTGACGATATTCAGCTCAGCCATCCGCAACTGGGCACTCCCGACCAGCAGGCAGGGCATGGGCCCCTGTCTGGCCTGCATACTCTGCTGCCATTCTGCAAACATGAGCGTGTACTGGTACTGGCTGTCGATATGCCCTGGATGACGGCAGCACTTTTGCGCACTCTGATACGTCATTCACAGGAGCAGCCGGTTTTCTTTAAAGATCATTATCTGCCCTGCGTGCTGCATAACAGCAGCGATTTACAGTCTTATATTGCAAAACAACTGCATGAAAAAGGACGGCGTTCTGTTGGTGCCCTGCTGTCTTATTGTGCGGCCAGAGCAATTCCCTGCCCATCACCACAGCTGTTGCTGAATACAAATACTCCCGAAGACTGGCAGCTGGCCTGTCACGCTTCGCAAGGCGGTCATTAA
- a CDS encoding HesA/MoeB/ThiF family protein, producing the protein MNDEQLLRYSRHIFLPQIDIDGQLALCDSHVLVIGLGGLGAAALPYLAASGIGQLTLVDDDHVELSNLPRQIIHPQDRVGMSKAESAAATVMHLNHDVRVHTEIRRADAAWLEQVLPQFSLVLDCTDEPQVRYALNKAALKHRIPWVSAAAVAMDGQLTVFDPRRADSPCYRCLYPDVQPDQRNCSESGVLSPLVGVIGTLQAVEALKLLSAAGESLCGRLLSFDARASRFHEWRITRRPDCADCAAQS; encoded by the coding sequence ATGAACGACGAACAACTGCTGCGTTACAGCCGGCATATTTTCCTTCCCCAGATTGATATCGATGGCCAGCTGGCCCTGTGTGACAGCCATGTTCTGGTGATTGGTCTGGGCGGTTTGGGCGCGGCCGCTTTGCCTTATCTGGCAGCCAGCGGTATCGGGCAGCTGACGCTGGTGGATGATGATCATGTTGAGCTCAGCAATCTGCCACGCCAGATTATTCATCCGCAGGATCGGGTGGGAATGAGCAAAGCCGAGTCTGCTGCGGCAACCGTGATGCATCTGAATCATGATGTGCGGGTGCATACCGAAATCCGCCGCGCAGATGCTGCCTGGCTTGAGCAGGTTTTACCGCAGTTTTCTCTGGTGCTGGATTGCACCGACGAGCCTCAGGTCCGTTATGCCCTCAATAAAGCGGCGCTGAAACACCGGATTCCCTGGGTCAGTGCAGCCGCTGTCGCCATGGACGGTCAGCTGACGGTGTTTGATCCGCGCCGTGCCGACAGCCCCTGTTACCGTTGTCTGTATCCGGATGTGCAGCCGGACCAGCGTAATTGCAGTGAGAGTGGCGTGCTGTCGCCTCTGGTAGGCGTTATCGGTACGTTACAGGCGGTGGAAGCCCTGAAGCTGCTGAGTGCTGCCGGTGAGTCCCTGTGTGGGCGGCTGCTGTCGTTTGATGCCCGTGCCAGCCGCTTTCATGAATGGCGGATTACCCGCCGCCCGGACTGTGCCGATTGCGCTGCTCAGTCCTGA
- the ytfE gene encoding iron-sulfur cluster repair protein YtfE: protein MEILNRSLSDIATTIPGASALLRQLDINFCNQGMVSLQQALEHKGLDPEEVVAGLAELEMTEHHHDDPAIDWGKEPRMKLIGHILERYHARHREQLPELIFLAAKVERVHSDSANCPSGLADLLRDMSHELESHMMKEEQILFPMLAGGIYPNGPINVMQDEHLEHLEAINRLCSLTNNMKVPAGACNSWRSLYLGLQTLVDDLMRHITLENYFLFVPPKVTSSDCCGSCQ, encoded by the coding sequence ATGGAAATTCTGAATCGTTCTCTGAGTGATATTGCCACAACCATTCCCGGTGCTTCTGCTTTGTTACGTCAGCTGGATATTAATTTCTGCAATCAGGGCATGGTGAGCTTGCAGCAGGCACTGGAACATAAGGGACTTGATCCGGAAGAAGTGGTTGCGGGTTTGGCTGAACTTGAAATGACCGAACACCATCATGATGATCCCGCCATTGATTGGGGCAAAGAACCCCGCATGAAACTGATCGGTCACATCCTGGAGCGTTACCATGCACGCCATCGTGAACAGTTACCGGAGCTGATCTTCCTGGCGGCCAAAGTCGAACGGGTGCACAGCGATTCCGCCAACTGTCCGTCTGGGCTGGCTGATCTGTTGCGCGATATGAGTCATGAGCTGGAAAGCCATATGATGAAAGAGGAGCAGATCCTGTTTCCGATGCTGGCCGGGGGAATTTATCCGAATGGTCCGATTAATGTGATGCAGGATGAGCACCTGGAACATCTGGAAGCCATTAACCGTTTGTGCAGTCTGACCAATAATATGAAAGTTCCGGCGGGTGCCTGTAACAGCTGGCGTTCGCTGTATCTGGGCCTGCAGACGTTGGTGGACGATCTTATGCGGCACATCACTCTGGAAAATTATTTTCTGTTTGTCCCACCTAAAGTAACGTCTTCAGACTGCTGCGGCAGCTGCCAGTAA